From Perognathus longimembris pacificus isolate PPM17 chromosome 22, ASM2315922v1, whole genome shotgun sequence, one genomic window encodes:
- the LOC125340087 gene encoding interferon-inducible GTPase 1-like isoform X2, with amino-acid sequence MGQFFSETPDDTEPREVQSLDSSFDSYFKNFKMETKILSPDAICSIKDYLLKGDMQRANAVITAVLKDIDNAPLNIAVTGGSGAGKSSFINALRGIGHEEEEAAPTGVQDTTMERKKYTYANAPNVTLWDLPGIGTPNFQPKDYLEKVKFKEYDFFFIVSATRFGYNDIELAKAIKFMKKDFYFVRSKVDFLLMNEQRYRPKSFEREKVLQEIRNYCVETFEQNGVEVPEIFLISNHDLADYDFPILTDTLLKNLPAQKRQVFLNSLPNVTDATIEMKRETEMQQIWLDAFKGGAWATLPVVGILRDDEKALEERLNHYRTCFGVDDKSLQSFADNLKVPVERLMTIIQSPHLLKTTEEEPLGDKLWRYLEITCSTSGGPLASWLYFRKYYYLLLHFLDIVANDAKVLLKETYSMAGI; translated from the coding sequence ATGGGGCAGTTCTTCTCTGAAACACCTGATGATACTGAACCTCGTGAGGTCCAAAGCTTGGACTCCAGCTTTGATTCCTATTTTAAGAATTTCAAGATGGAAACCAAAATCCTCTCTCCGGACGCCATCTGTTCCATCAAGGACTATCTGCTCAAAGGAGACATGCAGAGGGCAAACGCTGTGATCACTGCTGTGCTAAAGGACATTGACAACGCGCCACTTAACATCGCTGTGACCGGGGGGtcaggagcaggaaagtccagtttCATCAATGCCTTGAGAGGGATTGGTCATGAAGAGGAGGAGGCGGCTCCAACTGGGGTGCAGGACAcaacaatggaaagaaagaaatacacataCGCAAATGCCCCCAATGTAACTCTGTGGGATCTGCCTGGCATCGGAACCCCGAACTTTCAGCCAAAAGATTATctagaaaaagtaaaatttaaagagTATgacttcttctttattgtttctGCTACACGCTTTGGGTACAATGATATAGAACTTGCCAAAGCAATCAAATTTATGAAGAAGGACTTCTACTTTGTGAGAAGCAAAGTGGACTTTCTCTTAATGAATGAACAGAGATACAGACCAAAAAGCTTTGAACGAGAAAAAGTCCTGCAGGAGATCCGAAACTACTGTGTGGAAACTTTTGAGCAGAATGGAGTCGAGGTCCCTGAAATCTTTTTAATCTCCAATCATGATTTAGCTGATTATGATTTTCCAATTCTGACAGACACACTGTTAAAGAACCTTCCTGCTCAAAAGCGCCAGGTTTTTCTGAATTCCTTGCCTAATGTCACTGATGCAACCATTGAAATGAAGAGGGAGACCGAGATGCAGCAAATCTGGCTAGACGCCTTCAAGGGTGGGGCATGGGCCACCTTGCCAGTAGTGGGCATTCTAAGGGATGACGAGAAGGCCCTGGAGGAAAGATTAAACCACTATCGAACATGTTTTGGAGTGGATGATAAATCTCTACAAAGTTTTGCTGATAATTTGAAAGTACCTGTGGAGAGACTCATGACAATCATTCAATCTCCACATTTGTTGAAAACTACAGAGGAAGAACCATTAGGGGATAAACTTTGGAGATACTTAGAAATAACCTGCTCAACTAGTGGTGGTCCCCTCGCTTCATGGctttattttaggaaatattaTTACTTGCTACTTCATTTCCTTGACATAGTGGCTAATGATGCTAAAGTTCTCCTTAAAGAAACATATTCAATGGCtggtatatag